In Bicyclus anynana chromosome 22, ilBicAnyn1.1, whole genome shotgun sequence, the following proteins share a genomic window:
- the LOC112053857 gene encoding transmembrane protein 169 isoform X1: MAKVEQPMFILPKKRNGKKSITIAGHVDHIITVQGVGDNELPSKYKNGLSPVSEHVVNGIIHSTMDGLKSNMKINLPIINDVNDEETNDTNSDQKLQKNGYQSLSTIHSSREIIDLSPIYENSSDACSSHGDLREFIDNDMQRSFRVLNSDNNESSCPTPNSLSQTQSENSFEMGPLTDSLKNSAKRRKRVNIIPGIVETDNTDSEITALRVESEGSISPECSLSENKDGYLTMTGTIKRGKKKGQNVDVKLNISREELEIIEAAIVADEYNKMDVSKCSLYNGPHIFLFSLLCIPFVACISAMYSFYMGTMAWYNIFTHVTEDFSCIKKVFLAPIVILSYPFMIVIFTIGLGLYAGIAQLTFSGANWWKDVCDFEKGFYGWLCNTLGMSECSPYEVVVLMDVKQ; this comes from the exons ATGGCAAAGGTAGAACAGCCCATGTTTATTCTACCCAAAAAGCGAAATGGCAAAAAATCGATCACTATTGCTGGTCATGTCGATCACATTATAACTGTGCAG GGAGTTGGTGACAATGAATTGCCATCGAAATACAAAAATGGACTGTCTCCCGTTTCTGAACATGTAGTGAATGGCATCATACACTCTACCATGGATGGCCTAAAATCCAACATGAAGATAAACCTTCCAATCATCAATGATGTCAACGACGAGGAAACCAATGACACAAATTCAGATCAGAAGTTACAGAAAAATGGCTACCAGAGTCTTTCCACTATCCACAGCAGCCGTGAAATCATAGATTTATCACCAATATACGAAAACTCTTCAGACGCATGCTCCAGTCATGGAGATTTAAGGGAATTCATCGACAATGACATGCAAAGAAGCTTCAGAGTTTTGAACTCTGACAACAATGAAAGTTCTTGCCCTACACCAAACAGTCTGTCGCAAACACAGTCTGAAAACAGTTTTGAAATGGGGCCCTTAACCGATAGCCTCAAAAATAGTGCAAAAAGGCGAAAGCGAGTCAACATCATTCCTGGAATTGTTGAAACTGACAATACTGATTCAGAAATCACTGCTCTAAGAGTTGAGTCAGAAGGATCAATTTCCCCTGAATGCTCATTATCTGAGAATAAAGATGGATACTTGACTATGACTGGAACCATAAAACGAGGTAAGAAAAAAGGTCAAAATGTTGatgtaaaattgaatatttctCGGGAGGAACTTGAAATTATTGAAGCAGCAATCGTAGCTGATGAATACAATAAGATGGATGTATCTAAGTGCTCACTATACAATGGACCGCATATATTTCTGTTTAGCCTACTCTGCATCCCGTTTGTGGCATGCATATCTGCCATGTATTCCTTCTACATGGGGACAATGGCTtggtataatatatttacacaTGTTACAGAAGATTTTAGCTGTATCAAGAAGGTGTTTTTAGCACCTATAGTCATTCTGTCGTACCCGTTTATGATAGTCATTTTTACTATTGGGCTGGGATTATATGCTGGTATAGCACAGCTAACATTCAGTGGAGCAAATTGGTGGAAGGATGTATGTGATTTTGAGAAAGGATTCTATGGTTGGCTCTGCAATACTCTTGGTATGTCTGAATGCAGTCCTTATGAGGTAGTTGTCTTAATGGATGTTAAACAATAA
- the LOC112053854 gene encoding zinc finger CCHC domain-containing protein 10, which yields MTLGTYNRHQAERKKRAALAAAFPQGIRCQKCLEYGHWSYECKGKRKVLVRPSRSQILKKNLKSKEESDCSNGKCSLPNKKKRRNDSDCSNCSDSEGSSSGSSSGSSSGSSDSSGSESDSDSESGSGSGSGSGSGSDSGSCSDS from the exons ATGACTCTGGGAACCTACAACAGACATCAGGCTGAACGAAAAAA GCGGGCAGCATTGGCGGCAGCTTTTCCTCAGGGTATACGCTGCCAGAAGTGTCTCGAATATGGCCACTGGAGTTACGAGTGCAAAGGGAAACGCAAGGTCCTCGTGCGGCCTTCGCGGTCGCAGATTTTAAAGAAGAATTTGAAGTCCAAAGAAGAAAGCGACTGCAG CAATGGAAAATGCTCTCTTCCAAACAAAAAGAAGCGCCGCAATGACTCTGACTGCTCAAACTGTTCGGACTCTGAAGGCAGCTCATCAGGTAGCTCATCGGGGTCCTCATCTGGCAGCTCTGACTCCTCAGGTAGTGAAAGCGACTCTGACAGTGAATCTGGCAGTGGGAGTGGCAGTGGCAGTGGAAGCGGCAGCGATTCTGGATCTTGCAGTGACTCTTAA
- the LOC112053852 gene encoding mitochondrial import inner membrane translocase subunit Tim16: MAKYIAQIIVLGAQVVGRAFARALQQELRASQEAAKRAGGGPEGARRAAANASTGLTLEEAMQILNIDKLDAQKVKNNYEHLFSVNEKAKGGSFYLQSKIVRAKERIDTEFKVNQPKAEQSQPKDSS, encoded by the coding sequence ATGGCAAAGTATATAGCTCAAATAATCGTGCTCGGAGCGCAGGTGGTCGGTCGAGCCTTCGCCCGAGCACTGCAGCAGGAGTTACGTGCGTCTCAAGAAGCAGCCAAAAGAGCTGGAGGTGGCCCTGAAGGTGCAAGACGTGCCGCAGCAAACGCCTCAACTGGACTTACATTAGAAGAAGCAATGCAAAtcttaaatatagataaattagaCGCCCAAAAAGTCAAGAATAACTACGAACACCTCTTCAGTGTTAACGAAAAGGCAAAGGGTGGTTCTTTTTACTTACAATCGAAAATTGTTCGCGCTAAGGAGAGAATAGACACAGAATTCAAAGTCAATCAACCGAAAGCTGAACAAAGTCAACCTAAGGATTCATcatga
- the LOC112053857 gene encoding transmembrane protein 169 isoform X2, which produces MGVGDNELPSKYKNGLSPVSEHVVNGIIHSTMDGLKSNMKINLPIINDVNDEETNDTNSDQKLQKNGYQSLSTIHSSREIIDLSPIYENSSDACSSHGDLREFIDNDMQRSFRVLNSDNNESSCPTPNSLSQTQSENSFEMGPLTDSLKNSAKRRKRVNIIPGIVETDNTDSEITALRVESEGSISPECSLSENKDGYLTMTGTIKRGKKKGQNVDVKLNISREELEIIEAAIVADEYNKMDVSKCSLYNGPHIFLFSLLCIPFVACISAMYSFYMGTMAWYNIFTHVTEDFSCIKKVFLAPIVILSYPFMIVIFTIGLGLYAGIAQLTFSGANWWKDVCDFEKGFYGWLCNTLGMSECSPYEVVVLMDVKQ; this is translated from the exons ATG GGAGTTGGTGACAATGAATTGCCATCGAAATACAAAAATGGACTGTCTCCCGTTTCTGAACATGTAGTGAATGGCATCATACACTCTACCATGGATGGCCTAAAATCCAACATGAAGATAAACCTTCCAATCATCAATGATGTCAACGACGAGGAAACCAATGACACAAATTCAGATCAGAAGTTACAGAAAAATGGCTACCAGAGTCTTTCCACTATCCACAGCAGCCGTGAAATCATAGATTTATCACCAATATACGAAAACTCTTCAGACGCATGCTCCAGTCATGGAGATTTAAGGGAATTCATCGACAATGACATGCAAAGAAGCTTCAGAGTTTTGAACTCTGACAACAATGAAAGTTCTTGCCCTACACCAAACAGTCTGTCGCAAACACAGTCTGAAAACAGTTTTGAAATGGGGCCCTTAACCGATAGCCTCAAAAATAGTGCAAAAAGGCGAAAGCGAGTCAACATCATTCCTGGAATTGTTGAAACTGACAATACTGATTCAGAAATCACTGCTCTAAGAGTTGAGTCAGAAGGATCAATTTCCCCTGAATGCTCATTATCTGAGAATAAAGATGGATACTTGACTATGACTGGAACCATAAAACGAGGTAAGAAAAAAGGTCAAAATGTTGatgtaaaattgaatatttctCGGGAGGAACTTGAAATTATTGAAGCAGCAATCGTAGCTGATGAATACAATAAGATGGATGTATCTAAGTGCTCACTATACAATGGACCGCATATATTTCTGTTTAGCCTACTCTGCATCCCGTTTGTGGCATGCATATCTGCCATGTATTCCTTCTACATGGGGACAATGGCTtggtataatatatttacacaTGTTACAGAAGATTTTAGCTGTATCAAGAAGGTGTTTTTAGCACCTATAGTCATTCTGTCGTACCCGTTTATGATAGTCATTTTTACTATTGGGCTGGGATTATATGCTGGTATAGCACAGCTAACATTCAGTGGAGCAAATTGGTGGAAGGATGTATGTGATTTTGAGAAAGGATTCTATGGTTGGCTCTGCAATACTCTTGGTATGTCTGAATGCAGTCCTTATGAGGTAGTTGTCTTAATGGATGTTAAACAATAA